The sequence TACGCGCCGTAGCTGTCGGTCTTTTCAAACATGGTAGCACCTGTCGGCCAGTTTGCCGATGGTGATTCCACGTCATTCCATAGCCATGCACCGTAGTTTTCGTAATTTCCATCGGTACGGTTATAGTGGATGCGGATGTTGTTTTCCGGAACCGGCTCTACTTCAGGATCTTCTCCCCCTGAACCTGATCCAGCTTCAGCACCTGTAATCTTACCGCCTTCAACGGTCAGCAATGCGGTACCGCCGTCTGCTTTGGAAGGTAGAGTCATCGTAATCTCATTTCCTCCGTCAGCATTGAATGTCTCACCGGAATACGCATTCGTCACGACTGCATCCGGAGAATCCACTGTCAACGTGATCTCTTTCGCTTCGTCCGCCACGTTCAACCCAACGTAGACAGAGTCCTCTTTATAGTCACGGGAGAATACGAGGAATTTATCGCTATTCGAACCACCGACAGTCTTTCTCTCCCCTTTAGCAAACACATCGGAATGTGCCCCTCTAAAGTTTAAAATCTTCGTATAGTGCTCTAACACGTCATTATTTTCTACATCATCCCAGGCAAAATCATAACGGTTATCATACTGAGGATAATTGTTTGCACCGCTTTGCCCTAGTTCTTCACCATAATAAATGACCGGCTGCCCCTTCGACGTTGCCTGAAGTGAAGCGGCCACTTTCAGCTTGCCTTCATCTCCGCCTAACGAATACAAGAAGCCGTCTTCGTCATGACTTCCTAAAAATTGACCGAGTGTTGCCGTGTTATCAATCTTTCCGTTTCGTGCCGTCAGCTTATCATTGGCTGCTTTCAGGTCGCCGTTTACAAAATCTTTAGCTATACCTTTGAAACCGAAGTCCAGAAGGGAGTCCATCATTCCGGTATCAAGATATCCCAGCTGATTGTCTGAACTTGCTCCCCAAGCTTCACCAATCATCTTGTGCTGAGGCATTTTTTCCGTGATGGCGTTTTTAAAGGCCATCCACGTAGCATCTTCCACGTGCTTCACAGTGTCGACGCGGAAATAATCGATCGTATTCCCTTTTGCCGTTGTCGCTTTCTCGATCCAATCCGTTTGCCAATCGATGATTTGCTGGCGGACTTCTGGATTTTCCGTGATGACGTCTGGTAATCCTGCTAGTTCTCCGACAACTTCATCCGTGCCAACATTGCCTTGGCGTACGATGTCGCTGTACTTGTTGCGTTCTGCATCCGTCGGGTAACCTGGTGGACGCTGATCGGTGGCTAAGTCACCATCGATCTCTTTTAACCCATACCCCGTATGATTCAAGACCACATCGACCATGATTTTAATGCCGCGGTCATGTGCCTCATCGATTAAGGTATGGAACTCCTCCATTGATCCAAAGTGAGGATTCAGCTCACCGAAGTTACTCGCCCAGTAGCCGTGGTAACCAAAATAAGGCTGATCCGATTCCCCGTTTGTTTCAACGGAACGGACATCATACTTAATATTTTCAACGACCGGACTGATCCAGATCGTATTCACGCCAAGGTTATCAAGGTAATCAAGTTTCTCCGTGATTCCCTTGAAATCTCCACCCTGGTACGTACCGCGTTTGCTTTGATCATAATTCAAATTGTAAGGATCATCATTCGACGTATCCCCATTGAAGAATCGATCTGTCAGCATAAAATAAATAATAGATTCATCCCAATCAAGATCCGAATCGCCGACAGACTGTCTTGCATTTACTTCGATTTCAGTCGTTCCCTCATAATAGTTCCCGTATGAATCCACTACGGTCAGAGGAATCGTTTTCGTCCCTGCCGTAATGTCATCATCGACGGCTAATGTCACTTCTTTTAATGAAGGATCGATTTCAAGTTTCTCTGATCCGCCAAGTGAAGAAACATCTGCCGTGATCTTTTGGATTTTCACATCCTCTGTCAGTCCAGCTACATCAACCGTCAAGACAGCGTTCTCATTATAGTCCACAGCAGTTGGAGCCACTGAACCAGTAACCGTCAGATCAGCTTTTTGGAAATCAAGAAATGATTGCCCGTCCATTGAATTGTAAGGGTCACTTACTTCTGTCGTTTCACCGTCTTTTGTGACCAGGAATGAGTACGGGTTCTTTCCATTCGGAATGTTCTCGTATGATAGAACGAATCTCTCATTCTCTGGTTCATACGTCATTTCCTTTGTTTCCCCGTTGTACTTCAACTCTACCTTTTCGATTGAATCCATCGTATCGTTTGCGAACAATTCTTTATCACGATAATAGAACGTCGCACTCCCCTGATCGATGACCGGGGCCGATCCATCAGGCACAATGCGGATTTCCTCGACACCGCTTGTTATGTACGCCTTGGTGAGGGTGTCGTTTTTGTTCACTTTTATAAAACGATCGCCAAACTCCTTCTCCGCCGTATTCCAGTCCTCGGTACTGCGAAGAACGAAACCGAATTGCTCTGTTTCAGGTGCAACGGCAATGTTCGCTACCGCCACTCCGTTTTCATAGGAGTCAAAGTTGATTTGATCATTCTTTACTCCTGTGTTCCAGGCCCATATATTCCAGCCGTCATACGTTTGGTCTTCACGCTCATATGTGAAGCGTACTGTGCGTTCACCCGTATCAGCTGCGTCAGTCGTGGTATTTCCATCCGCGACAGCAGAAGCTGCCGGTGCAAACGGTGACCACAGACTGATGAGTATCATCAAAGTCATAAAAATCGAGAATCGACGCTTTGTCTTATTTCCCATTCATGTTTTCCCCCTCTTAAATTGGATTAATAGAATAATAGAAGTGCTCTTGATGATTGTGGAAACGTTTGCACAAAGAGTTAAAAAAATGTGAGATCAATATTAATGTAGTTATTTCGAACTAGTGCAAACGCTTGCAATTTTCTGTCTTTTTTATTTTACAATAAATTCAAAGGAGTGGCTATATGACAAAAGGGGGATTTTTTTCCTATTATTAGTGTAAACATAGTGGCTGCTTTATAGTAGTAGATGATTTCACTACAGGATGCTTCTTTTGGGGTGAGACTTTGCTCGATTGAAGGTCCAAAGGCTATATTTTGTATGCTTATGGACGGAAAATGACTTTAGATTGTCTTTTTTTTCAGCTGGAGGGGGAAGCTGAACGGATTGGCGGGTGCCGGTATGGCTTTTGATTCTGATACGGAACCCTCTCGCAGTTAAATCCATCCTGATTGGGCAATTTTCAATCCTGTTTTGAGATTATTAATCCTGATTTTGATTTATTGATCCTCATTACGATTAATTGATCCTTCGTGTCAAATTTTCTTTGTCGGGGCGCCCGGAAGCAGTAATCATTCAAGTCGACGTTTCTCATCTACCGATTGCAAAAGAGCCAAAAAAAAATAGGAACAAGCGGATGCCTTGTTCCTACAATGTCACACGATCCACTTGTTGACGAAGTTGGATCATGTTATCTTTCACTCGTTGTGAAATTTCACATAATGCTTCAATCGAATTTCCTTTATGTTGACTGAGCTGGTGGACGATGTCGTCAAAGAGCATTTCCATTTCTTCATGGATGGCCATGGCCGATACATTGTAAATATGGATATTGGAGTAGCTCGTCAGATCAAAAATCGCCGAGTCGATATAAGGTCTGAAGCTGTCCAGTAACGCCGGGAATCCAATCGTCAATCGGGTCAATCCGTCTCGGAGTCCTTCAATGGTCGCAGCCAACTCATCGATCGGCTCCAGTGCGGAAGAAACGTACGAGCGGATTTTGTCATCGAAATCAGAGAAGATGCTGATGAGCTTTCCAGGAACCGTCCCACTTAGGGCAATATTCATGGCACCATTGATTTGAGCGGAGATGACCTCCAATGTGTTTTCGATGGCAAAAGCAAGCCCAGTCAAACCTCCCAATAGCGGCAATAGAAAACGGTGTGAAACTCCCTTGAAAGCTTCAAAGGATCCATCCAGGTAGATCTCTTTCACCTTCATACCGATAAGCATGTGATGAGACGTTTCCAGCACGTAGTCGTTCTTCTTCGGCATCACTACTTCATGTTGAACCGAGGCCCCCCCTGAAATGCTTGCACTTAAAGAAGAATCACGTTCTCCAAAGTTTTTTGCAAGGTCCCCAACCTGACTCTGAAATTCTGCTATGTGACTATTCATCTGCGCACTATTGAAGTTGATAATCTTATAGTGTGCCAGCATCTCGTTCACAAGAAGATCCTCCAAGGTTTCTTTCCCCCCGCTAAATAGCTCAGGAATTTCTTTATGAAGGATGTTCTGCAGGAATCCTGTCAAACTGGTAATCTCCTGTTTGAATTCAAGCAGCTGATTCCGGGCCTGACCGAAAATACTTTCGACACTGACGCTTCGGTTGAATAAGTGCTCCACGAGTTCGACAGGTGGGGAATTCAAAACACCATTGAGAGATTTACTGGCGTTTTCAGCCATATTCAAAAGAGAAATAAGATGGTCGATCTCCGAGGTCAAACGATGTCCCGTCGTCGTGATGCCTATGAATAAAGGGTTCCCGATCAAATTTTCGAAGGAATCCTCAAAGATCATCTGCAGGCGGCTCAACCGCTCGGAGTACCGGTCTCCCTCATGCTGGGCGATTTCCTGTGAATGGATCAAGTAGTCCCCGGCATACCCCAACCTTGTGGTGACATCACCTGCCAGGGCCTCAGCCAACAGGTTAAGATTCTCACGATTGATTTCGATCCTTTCCGAATGACCGCCATAGAGGGGTTCCCCCGTCCAGATGCTAGTCATGATGTGGGCATCGGCTTCAACATGGATTTCACCGTAACCAGGTTCCCCATCTAGACCAATTACGTATTTCCCACCATCGGTATACCCCGTATGATTGTTTGTCAGGATACTGAACTTCTCGCCGATCACCGGTATCCCTGTCGAAATATCGTATCTCTTTCCTGGAATTCGCGAATCAAGATTCAGGGCAATGAGAGTTCCGGTTAAGACGTCATAGTTGGTGAAGTAATTGGTGATGTTGTCGTAGCTTTTGTTAGGATCGATCACCCCTTTTGGAAGAAGTGCCGGGTTTAGGGTAACTGCTTTAATATCTGGGCGATTTCTGACGGCGTAGGTTGCTAATGGACCACCAAGAGAGTTTCCCGTGGCGTATTTCACTCCGCCTTTATTTTTACTTTCCTTATCTACTTTTGCGAGATAACTTTCCGCTGCCTCCAGTTGGGGGAGTGTCAAATCGCTTAAAAGTTGGACATCTGTTAATAAATCTTGATTCCCGTTTACAGCACCTGCATCTGTACCAACATAAATTACTGAAATTTCTTTTGTCTTAAAGTTCTCGACTGTTAGAGCATCAAGTCCTGATGGGTGTTCATACATTGTGTCTATGACCTTATAGTCATGACCATTAACGGTTACTTTGTCAGTAACTTTTGGATGCTCATAAGCAACTAACCCAGCTAATTCAACTAAATCTTTATCCATATTAATTTTATTTACTTCTTGTATAAGTGGTTTTTGTAATTTAGTCATATCCCAAATCACCTTTATTTAGATTTAATTAATTCAGTTTTTATTGAATTATCCTTATATCCCTCAGATGATTCTTTGTGTACACCATTATCATTGATTATGATTTGATAAGTCCCATTAGGAATTGAATTCAATTTTTCTAAATCATTTGATACTTTATCTAGAATACTTTTACTCGGAGATACTTTATCCTCTTTCATAAATAGAATAATATTAATGTTTATATATTGTTCATCAAATGATTTTTTATCGAATGCATTTTTCAGGTCTTCTATGTTGGTATTCGAATTTTCCATATATAAATCATACACTGGCTGTATTGCCTCATCACCATTAAATGAAGTAATCGAATAATAGGGAGTCATGAAACCTGATCCGCCAACATTCTGAAGTGATTCAACAGTTCTACCCACTACCTCTTTTTCGGATACAACTCCATCAAGATAATTATCCAGATTAATAAACTCATCTTCGAAAATCAGTCTATACAAACCTTCTCGAATTCCTTCTTCAACAACATCTTCCTGGGACCTTACTTCTTCGGAAATGATTTCTTTAGTTTTCTGGTTGATTGGAACAATGGCATAAGAATAAAAATGGACAGGTCCTGTCGACTCTACAAATACCGTCACTCCATCTACATTTCCTACTAGATTATGAACTTTTACCTCAGTCTTATATTTTTCTAAGAAAAATTCCTTGACCGCTTTTTCTACTTCTTCTCTTTTAGCTTCAGCAATTTTATCGTTTTCTTCACCATTATTTAATGTGTACCCTTCACCTTTATAATCTTGCACTCTTTCATACTGAGCTGCCACTTCATTTTGTGCACTTTCCTTTTCATCCACACCATTACCATTCGCATTATCCATATTCATACATCCTCCAAGTAATAATGAAAGTCCGATTCCATATATAATCCACTTATTTTTTCTGTTCATGAATGTCTGATCCTCCTAATTGGATGGGTTCATTTAAAGAATTACCTTTATATTGTATAAAAGTCTGTAAAGTATTAACAGTTCAATCGGGTAATACTTAGAGCAATCCAGTAAAACAGGAAAAAAGTAGGGGAGCAGACTTCTTCGTTACGTTTCTTTCATCCTATTCATTTCACATATTCAACTTATGTCTTCAGACTCATATATTTGTATAATTACCCCAATTATTCAAATGATAACCTATAAGTTCTGAAAATAAATCTCCTGAAATTTAAGCTTATCACCAGGTCGGGAGTAGCTAGATAATCATAGTGGGTCACACAGCTCACCACTTTAACATTACTTCTTTACAATGGAATCCGGAAACGTTAATTGCAAAGAATTATCTTTAATCCCATCGTCTACTTTTTCGTAATTAAATTATCATTAATGATTACACTGTAATTTCCTTTAGGTATCAAGCTCATAGACCTAATATCCTGCTGAACTTTATTAAATATTTCTTTATTAGGTTCTACATTTTCACTCTCCATATATAACTGAATGGTAATATTATAATCTTCTGCTACGAAATCAGCTTTCGAAAATAGCGATTTAAGTTCACTGATGGGTATGCCAGGATCTTTCAGATATGCCTTATACACAGGTTGGATGGCTTTATCGTCCGGTGGAGTGGATAGATAAAAATAGGGGGTCATATAACCTGCCCTTCCGACATTTTCCAGTGATTTTTTCCTTTTCCCAACCACTTCATTTTCGGACTCTATCTTACTTAGATACTGGTCCATTAAATTCATCTTCAAATATAAGGTGATATAGACCTCCTTGAATGGCGCTCTCGCTTTCACCGTCCAAAGACGTAACGTCATCCTCTAATACCCTTTTGCGACTCAAATCGATTGGCACTATAGCGGTTGTAAAAAAGTGCACAGGTCCTTTCGACTCAACAAATACTGTCGCACCATCCACATTTCCGACTATGTTATGGACTTTGACATCTGTTTTATACTTTTCCATAAAGAAATCCTTAGCTGCTTTTTTTACTTCATCACTTTTTTCCTCTGCAATCTTACCTTCCTCTTCTCCATTTCTGAGGACATATCCGTCACCTTTATAATCTTGCACTCTCACAAAAGTATCTTTATATACTCCGTTAGCCTCTTTTGAATCAACATTGTTTTTTCATTATCCTGATACATACATCCACCAAGGAATAATAAAAGTCCGATTCCTCATATAACCCATTTATGTTTAGCATTCATATTTGTCTTATCCCTCTCTCTTCATAACCTCTATGTATGAGTACCTACTCCTTAACAATCTCATCCGGAGTCGTCTTTTCGAGGGAATTTTCTTTCACCCCTTCAAACGACTGTTTGAGGACTGTATTGTCATTGACGAAAATACTGTATGTTCCTTTTGGTATATCATCCATACTTTCAATATCGTTTACAACTCTATTAAATACCTTCTCATCCGGGTCAGTTTCTTTATCTTTCATAAATAAATTAATGACTACCTCAAAATAAGTAGGAATAAACGCTTGTTCATTGTAAGTAGCCTTTAATTTTTCTCTACTAACCCGGGGATCTTCCATGTATAGCTCATAAACTGGTTTAATTGCTTCATCATTTGAAACGGAGGAAGATAAAAAGTAATAAGGTGTCATATATCCTGATCCACCAACATTCTGAAGGGATTCAATCGTTCTTCCAGTAACGGGTTCTTCCTTTACAATTTTCTCTAAATACTCCTCCAAACGATCAAACTCGTCTTTAAATATTTTTCTGTATAAACCTTCTGTTATGGCACCCTCCACCTGTCCTTCTTGAGAAAACACATCGTCTGACAGAATTTTTTTATTTGATTGATCGATTGGAACAACTGCATACGTGTAAAAATGAAGAGGATTAGTTGATTCCACAAATACTGTAGCTCCGTCTATATTGCCTACAATATTATGGACATGTACCTCTGTCTTATATTCTTTCAAGAAAAAATCTTTTACCGCTTTCTCTACTTCTTCACGTTTGCCTTCGGCAATCTTGTCTGTTTCTTCCCCATTTTTCAGGGTGTATCCTTCTCCAATATACTCCTGGACACTTACAAATTGATTCTTCACCTGTTTTTTAGGATATTCTTTTTCATTCACACCATTCCCATTCGCACATCCGCCTAGCAACAATGGAAAGGCGATTCCGCATATAAACCATTTATTTTTAGTGACCATGAACGTATACACCTCCACTATTGAACTTAAAACATTCTTAATCCATCAGAAAAACATCCTCTTCTATCGAATTATCTTTAAACCCCTCAAAGGATTCTTTATGGACTCCATTATCATTTACCGCTACCCTGTAGGTCCCCCGGGGAATCGATCCAGCTTATTAAATTCATTTTCAAAAATGAGACGATATGATCCCCCCTTGATCCTGTCCTCTACTTGCCCCTCTTCCGTAAACACGCGATCCGTCAGCACCTTTTCCTACTTCCCCACGATTGGATTCTGCAATTTTGTCGGTTTCTTTTCTATTTGGGAGGGTGTATCCTTGTCCATTATAGTCCTGGACGCTTACATATCCACCTTCCTCTACCCCTTCCTGAGAAGAAATGCCACCTCCGAGCAGCAAGAAAATAAAAGAAATACAAATGATCCATGCTCCGGTTTTGTTAATACCTATGTAACTCGCCCTGAATAACTTTTGTAGTACTTCTTTATTGTAAAAGATAGTGTAAAATATTAACAGTTTGAGGATTTTAAGTTATTGTTCCAAAGAGGTTTTAAATAGCAGAGAAATAAGGAATATCACTAACGTGGGAATGAGAGGAATAGTGAAGTGTTACCGAAAAGGGTCCCGTAATCTATTAAGGATTGATGAAACTCTATTGAATCAGAAGTTCTTTCAGATCATCTTCCTTCACCATGGTCAATATTTCAAGTGGCAAGAAAACAGGAAAAAGCTGATTACATTACATAATCAGCCTATACACGAGCTTCTTAAGTACAGAGATAATTCCTTTGGACTGAGGTTCATTTTGAGTGGCTTTAACTGCGGAACGATAGCTTTTTTCAAGTGAATCTTGTTATAAACAAATGAAAAAAGAGAAGCAAAAGGTCCGTCCCTCGCTTCTCTTAAAACAAATTAAGATACATTCTTCTCTATCGCATCTACCTTTTTTGCTGAAAGATCGATGGTCGAGATGGCTTTCCAGATCGTAAAACCTGAATATAAAAGGAGTAAAACTCCCGGGATGATGAACATCAATGCACCGTTTTTCGAATTCATGAAATTCATGAAGTATCCTATATAGGGAATCGTGAACCCATTGTATTCTGCCACTACATTTTCAGATAGCACAGGTTCAAGGTCCGGAGCGTCGTTATTGTCCCCTTTTGTTTTATACATTACATGTTCTCCGCTCTTTATCACTTCCAAAACCCGGTGAGTGATGAGAATGTTCTCTTTCTCTTTAAATGTAATAACATCGCCTTCTTTAAAACGGGTCATATCTCCCCCGGGCTTCACCGCAATGATTGATCCCGTTTGGATATCAGGTTCCATCGACCCTGATAATACTGTCTTTATTTGATAGCCCATGAATTGGGGTTCCCCACCGGCTGCCTTGGATGAAACGACAACAAATATCATTATGAACAATACAGCATACAGAACGACCGTAATACTCGTACTTAGTATTCTTTTTGCTAGCTTCATTTTTTATCAACCTTACCTTTCTTTTACTCTTGATTACTAGTTTTATCAGGTGAAGCTGGAGATGGTTCTACCTGTTCTTCTTCCTTGGATGGGGGCGCTTCTGAATTTTGGACACTTGCTCCTGTAACTTCGGGTTGTGCATTCTCTTCTGGTTCTGGCTCAGCAGGTACTGCAGGCTGTTCAGGTTCTTGCTTTTCCTCTTCCTGTGGTGGAGATTCTTCCTTATTGTTCTCTTTAATTTGATCATTAGCTGTGTCAGTTTCGGTTACTTCCTGTTCTTCTTTTTTGTCTATTTCTTCTGGTGGCACAGGTTTACTTTCATCTCCGCCCTTATCAGGGGCTTTTGGTGTTTCTTTGTCGCACTTTATAGTAATTGTTTCACTCCATAATTCATGTCTGGTATCTTCCTTATTTCCGTGTCCTGGGCGTTGAAGGGCTTTGAATTTATAAGATCCCGGCTTAGTTGTGTTAAAGACGATCTTGTCTGTTCCACCTTCAGGTATAGGTTGAATCATCCCACTACTTATCTTTTCACCGGCTTTCATAGGATTTTTTCCACCAGGTTCATAGAATACTTCATATTCCGTTGTACCTTGCATGGCACTTCCCGTATTCACAATTCTGGTTGAAATATCAATTGGGGAACAAGCCTTAACCGTCCTATCCTGTTGATCAGGGAAGCTTAGAGAACTGTTATCCCATATACTCCAAGTTCCAGCAGTGATTACACCAGTTACATGGTCTTGATCGTTAAAGTAGGCGCCTGTACTACCGTCTACAAAAGAAGTCGTGATGGTAGTGGCATACCAGATGACCATTAACTGACATAGAAGCTTCCACTTTTTTGTTGGGGTTTTGTGTTTTCTTGTTCTTGGGTATCTTATGGAGATCACATCCTTTGGATATGTGATGAATTAATTTCTTGAAGAAGTCAGAAGTTATATCCTTCTGACTTCTTCAGAAAATCAAATTATTATTTAATAGAAGAAAGGTGGGTGGGGACCCACCTTTCCATTATTCTATCTTAACGTTCTACACCTGCGCCTTGCTTACCATCAAATGTCCATTCTAGTTTAAGGGAATCGCCTTGGAATCTGTTTTGGTCTTGGCCATTCTCTACAAATTCGTATTGAACATAAAGAGTATCTGTACTCCCTGCAGCAAGGTTCCCTCCATGCTCAGCAAACCACCCACTCCAGAAATTCCCTTCAATAACATCTGGAGACATATTTTTCAAATCATATAAAGTTGTGGACCAAATTGGTGCATCTAATTTATCTGCATTTATTAAGAAATTAACTCGAATATGTTTTCCTAAATCTTCTGTATTGTTATTATTTGCATCGGTTACAGTGTATTTCGTCATTAAATCAATTGTTGCAATATCAAGCGTTCCACCATTAACTAATTCAAATGAACGTAGCATTGTATCTCCTGGTTTAATATTACCTACATCGACAATTGTTGTTGGATTTGCACTCAGATCTAATGTACCTGCTGCAAACGTTGCGTTAGCTTCTGCAGTATCACTAAAGTACGCATATGTACCTCCCCCAACTAATGCCAATCCTAGTGCCGCTGATGCTACGCCTAAACCTAATTTTTGCTTAATACTCATTTCTAAATTCCTCCTCGTTTTCATCCTATTATTCGGTTCGTTCAAAAGTTTATTTTGTTCTTTTTAACGAACCTTACACTTGAAGTATAAGACAAATGTCATAGATTGAAAAACTTCAAATCCGGTCGTTTATTCGTTAAAAAGAACAAAAAGCGTGGTTTTCCTCTATTTATCTCTATATATCTTATCTTTCTATTTATTATTGAGAACGTTTTGTTCTTTATAATATACACCCGAACGCGAGTCAAGGGACAGGTTCCCTGGCTCCCAATCACTTTACTCTGTGAATCCCTTTTCTGAATACTCCAGTCACCTTAGATAGTTGACTTTCCGATACACCTTTAGTGTTTTCAACATTGCTAAGAATTTATTTCTCCGTTCCTTATTCATTTTCTGAAACATGCTGTTGTTTGTAACTACTAGCTTGCACATATATAGTCGAACTTCGGATCTGTTTTACGATCGCTTAAAGTAACTTCTAGGCATGTACTTATAAACCGTGCATGACATAAAAGTCCACATCGGTTGTATTTGGTATTATTCCAATAAACGCAACTTGAACTGATTTTTTAATGAGGATAGGTATAGGGTCGGAGGTTTCTTTAATAAAACGTGAACATCATTATCCATAATGAAATAGGTAATAAGCTTATTATTACTTTTATACTTTAGTAACGTGCCGACAAATCTTTGCTTATCTTCGTCGTTTTAAAAATTGTTTGACTGTTGTTTCCTCAACATAATATGATAAATCCCACTTCTGCTCTTTATCCTGGCTTTCCTTGGCATTTAGCAAACCACCTTAACCCGTGTATTTTTTTATAGTTAACCATTTACTACCTCAGAAAACATTCACCCTCCTTTTATTATTCACATGAATACAAACTCTACTGTAAGTTCATTAATAAGGGCATTTTACTGGCTAACCATAGTTTTCACCTCTTCATATGCAATTAGAAA is a genomic window of Rossellomorea sp. y25 containing:
- a CDS encoding DUF1672 family protein, with product MNRKNKWIIYGIGLSLLLGGCMNMDNANGNGVDEKESAQNEVAAQYERVQDYKGEGYTLNNGEENDKIAEAKREEVEKAVKEFFLEKYKTEVKVHNLVGNVDGVTVFVESTGPVHFYSYAIVPINQKTKEIISEEVRSQEDVVEEGIREGLYRLIFEDEFINLDNYLDGVVSEKEVVGRTVESLQNVGGSGFMTPYYSITSFNGDEAIQPVYDLYMENSNTNIEDLKNAFDKKSFDEQYININIILFMKEDKVSPSKSILDKVSNDLEKLNSIPNGTYQIIINDNGVHKESSEGYKDNSIKTELIKSK
- a CDS encoding DUF1672 family protein, whose protein sequence is MDQYLSKIESENEVVGKRKKSLENVGRAGYMTPYFYLSTPPDDKAIQPVYKAYLKDPGIPISELKSLFSKADFVAEDYNITIQLYMESENVEPNKEIFNKVQQDIRSMSLIPKGNYSVIINDNLITKK
- a CDS encoding DUF1672 family protein, translating into MRVQDYKGDGYVLRNGEEEGKIAEEKSDEVKKAAKDFFMEKYKTDVKVHNIVGNVDGATVFVESKGPVHFFTTAIVPIDLSRKRVLEDDVTSLDGESESAIQGGLYHLIFEDEFNGPVSK
- a CDS encoding DUF1672 family protein; translated protein: MVTKNKWFICGIAFPLLLGGCANGNGVNEKEYPKKQVKNQFVSVQEYIGEGYTLKNGEETDKIAEGKREEVEKAVKDFFLKEYKTEVHVHNIVGNIDGATVFVESTNPLHFYTYAVVPIDQSNKKILSDDVFSQEGQVEGAITEGLYRKIFKDEFDRLEEYLEKIVKEEPVTGRTIESLQNVGGSGYMTPYYFLSSSVSNDEAIKPVYELYMEDPRVSREKLKATYNEQAFIPTYFEVVINLFMKDKETDPDEKVFNRVVNDIESMDDIPKGTYSIFVNDNTVLKQSFEGVKENSLEKTTPDEIVKE
- a CDS encoding signal peptidase I, whose product is MKLAKRILSTSITVVLYAVLFIMIFVVVSSKAAGGEPQFMGYQIKTVLSGSMEPDIQTGSIIAVKPGGDMTRFKEGDVITFKEKENILITHRVLEVIKSGEHVMYKTKGDNNDAPDLEPVLSENVVAEYNGFTIPYIGYFMNFMNSKNGALMFIIPGVLLLLYSGFTIWKAISTIDLSAKKVDAIEKNVS
- the tapA gene encoding amyloid fiber anchoring/assembly protein TapA, whose protein sequence is MISIRYPRTRKHKTPTKKWKLLCQLMVIWYATTITTSFVDGSTGAYFNDQDHVTGVITAGTWSIWDNSSLSFPDQQDRTVKACSPIDISTRIVNTGSAMQGTTEYEVFYEPGGKNPMKAGEKISSGMIQPIPEGGTDKIVFNTTKPGSYKFKALQRPGHGNKEDTRHELWSETITIKCDKETPKAPDKGGDESKPVPPEEIDKKEEQEVTETDTANDQIKENNKEESPPQEEEKQEPEQPAVPAEPEPEENAQPEVTGASVQNSEAPPSKEEEQVEPSPASPDKTSNQE
- a CDS encoding CalY family protein, which gives rise to MSIKQKLGLGVASAALGLALVGGGTYAYFSDTAEANATFAAGTLDLSANPTTIVDVGNIKPGDTMLRSFELVNGGTLDIATIDLMTKYTVTDANNNNTEDLGKHIRVNFLINADKLDAPIWSTTLYDLKNMSPDVIEGNFWSGWFAEHGGNLAAGSTDTLYVQYEFVENGQDQNRFQGDSLKLEWTFDGKQGAGVER